A portion of the Candidatus Edwardsbacteria bacterium genome contains these proteins:
- a CDS encoding HAD family hydrolase yields the protein MDVLGNSNREKWVFLDVGNVIFYDLPLLARIWKYFYLTLKDGGLRLSFEEVLREREKLLESNSPEMNPRKMIADKFAGHIDREIVDRAVNQWQQVYPGSNYPVAGIKDVLKSLHGKYNLGIIANQPSLAMDELKKHRLEGYFKHIIISDVVGYHKPDPQIFRHAVDLVGAKPDQCLMVGDRIDNDVRPAKITGMRALWLNMDFRQMDYQPADNYEKLYIESYLRITGIDQSYEGSGYEPDAVIKNLEELPRAIESILAGQEVAG from the coding sequence ATGGATGTCTTGGGAAACAGCAACCGTGAAAAATGGGTGTTCCTTGATGTGGGGAATGTGATATTTTACGACCTGCCCCTTTTGGCCAGGATATGGAAATATTTTTACCTGACATTGAAAGATGGCGGGCTCAGGCTGTCATTCGAGGAGGTGCTCCGGGAAAGGGAGAAGCTGCTGGAAAGCAATTCCCCGGAGATGAATCCCAGGAAGATGATCGCCGATAAATTTGCCGGGCATATCGACCGGGAAATAGTGGACCGGGCGGTCAATCAATGGCAGCAGGTCTATCCGGGCTCAAACTATCCGGTGGCCGGCATCAAGGATGTGTTAAAAAGCCTCCATGGAAAATATAACTTGGGGATAATTGCCAATCAGCCGTCACTGGCCATGGATGAACTCAAGAAACACCGGCTGGAAGGTTATTTCAAGCATATCATAATCAGCGATGTGGTGGGCTATCACAAACCGGATCCCCAAATATTCCGGCATGCCGTTGACTTGGTCGGGGCAAAGCCGGACCAGTGCCTGATGGTCGGGGATAGGATAGACAATGACGTCCGTCCGGCAAAAATTACCGGGATGAGGGCCCTATGGCTGAATATGGATTTTCGCCAGATGGATTACCAACCGGCAGATAATTATGAAAAACTTTATATCGAAAGCTATCTGCGGATAACTGGGATAGATCAGTCATATGAGGGGTCGGGCTATGAACCGGATGCCGTCATAAAAAACCTGGAGGAGCTTCCCCGGGCAATTGA
- a CDS encoding endonuclease Q family protein gives MRFIADLHIHSKYSRATSPDMDLEHITEWAQYKGLGLLGSGDFTHPDWLKELKFKLESRDNGIYHYRGVDFMLTAEVCNIFTKNGKSRKIHNMIFAPSFEVVEQINRQLKRHADLSMDGRPIVNLYASRLVELVMGISPDCLMIPAHIWTPHYSLFGANFGFDSLEECYEDQTENIHVLETGLSSDPFMNWRLTGLDKHSLISNSDAHSPSKLGREANVFDCDMDYKTICQALKRQDISRFLYTLEYIPEEGKYFHDGHRKCLCRLTPKEAREVDNICPVCGKKLTIGVMHRIEELSDRPSGVKPANAIPFRHLVPLEEIIAMSFGLGTGTQTVLHEYHKLVKGFGNEFTVLLEATKSELNEVTNNKVADGIVRVRQGKVNIIPGYDGELGKLSIFDGDRRQPHKTNEPEEQLEIF, from the coding sequence ATGCGTTTCATCGCCGACCTTCATATCCATTCCAAGTACAGCCGGGCCACTAGCCCGGATATGGACCTGGAACACATAACCGAATGGGCCCAATATAAGGGTCTGGGGCTTTTGGGCAGCGGCGATTTCACCCATCCCGACTGGCTCAAGGAATTGAAATTCAAACTGGAATCCAGGGATAACGGCATCTACCATTATCGGGGGGTTGACTTCATGCTGACCGCCGAGGTATGCAACATATTTACCAAGAACGGAAAGAGCCGCAAAATACACAACATGATCTTCGCCCCGTCATTCGAAGTGGTGGAGCAGATCAACCGCCAGCTTAAGCGCCATGCCGACCTGTCCATGGACGGACGGCCCATAGTCAATCTGTATGCCTCCCGTTTAGTGGAATTGGTGATGGGCATCTCCCCAGATTGCCTGATGATCCCGGCCCATATCTGGACTCCGCATTACTCGCTGTTTGGGGCAAATTTCGGTTTTGACAGTCTGGAGGAATGCTACGAGGATCAGACCGAGAACATCCATGTGCTGGAGACGGGGCTTTCCTCCGACCCTTTCATGAACTGGCGGCTGACAGGTTTGGATAAGCATTCCCTGATATCAAATTCCGATGCCCACAGCCCTTCAAAACTGGGGCGGGAGGCCAACGTTTTCGACTGCGACATGGATTATAAGACCATCTGCCAGGCTTTAAAGAGACAGGATATTTCCCGTTTCTTATACACCCTTGAATATATCCCCGAAGAGGGAAAATACTTCCATGACGGCCACCGCAAGTGCCTTTGCCGCCTGACTCCCAAAGAAGCTAGGGAAGTTGATAATATTTGTCCGGTTTGCGGGAAAAAGCTGACCATCGGAGTAATGCACCGGATCGAAGAGTTGTCCGATAGGCCGTCGGGGGTAAAGCCGGCCAATGCCATTCCATTCAGACATTTGGTCCCGTTGGAGGAGATAATAGCCATGTCCTTCGGCCTGGGAACCGGGACCCAAACGGTGCTACATGAATACCATAAGCTGGTAAAAGGCTTCGGCAACGAATTCACCGTTTTGCTGGAGGCCACCAAGTCCGAGCTGAACGAAGTGACCAACAACAAAGTGGCCGATGGGATCGTCAGAGTGCGGCAGGGAAAGGTCAATATCATACCCGGTTACGACGGGGAATTAGGGAAGTTGAGCATATTTGACGGAGACCGCCGCCAGCCCCATAAGACCAATGAACCGGAAGAACAACTGGAGATATTTTGA
- a CDS encoding methyltransferase domain-containing protein yields the protein MKPFTDISSYYDLLMQDVDYQEWADYIIHLIQRAGISKGSALLDMACGTGTSSLFFAKAGYKVRGMDLSQGMLSVAQAKAKKSGVKIKFHPGDIRNFPTKEKYSIITCLFDSMNYLLKEEDFLSACKCAQGALSGPGVFIFDVNTIFALTKYWDQRLEVKEAEGMLSIWRNSYDFVSHYANLSLTLFIPRGKGYKRIDEFHQEKAFPLDDVKSMLKKAGFGKIEIFRHLTLEPPHPNTVRATIIAYKK from the coding sequence GTGAAACCTTTTACCGATATATCTTCCTATTATGACCTGCTGATGCAGGATGTGGATTATCAGGAGTGGGCAGATTATATAATACATTTGATTCAGCGGGCGGGTATATCCAAAGGCAGCGCCCTGCTGGACATGGCCTGCGGCACCGGGACATCGTCCCTATTCTTTGCCAAAGCGGGATATAAGGTACGCGGGATGGATTTATCCCAAGGGATGCTGAGTGTCGCCCAGGCCAAGGCAAAAAAATCCGGAGTTAAAATAAAATTCCACCCAGGCGATATTCGGAATTTCCCCACCAAAGAGAAGTATTCAATAATTACCTGCCTTTTCGACAGCATGAATTACCTGCTTAAAGAGGAAGATTTCCTTAGCGCCTGCAAATGTGCCCAGGGGGCCTTGTCCGGGCCAGGGGTATTCATATTTGATGTTAACACCATTTTTGCCCTCACCAAATATTGGGATCAGCGGCTGGAGGTGAAAGAGGCCGAAGGAATGCTCTCCATTTGGCGGAACAGCTACGACTTCGTAAGCCATTATGCCAATTTATCCCTGACATTGTTCATCCCACGGGGAAAGGGCTATAAGAGGATAGACGAATTCCACCAAGAGAAGGCTTTTCCCTTGGATGATGTGAAGTCAATGCTTAAAAAAGCAGGTTTTGGGAAAATAGAGATATTCAGGCATTTGACCCTGGAGCCACCCCACCCCAACACCGTCCGAGCCACCATAATCGCCTATAAGAAATAA
- a CDS encoding indolepyruvate oxidoreductase subunit beta has translation MMKTVNILICGVGGQGVLLAGDIIAETAIASGFDAKKSEVHGMAQRGGSVVSHVRFGQKVNSPLIREGEADVILSFEEMETARYLQFLKTEGCLIINQQQIIPMSVATGQAEYPIDIVEKIKQQVKNVVLCPGMELAEKAGSAKAVNTVLLGALAKKLELAPDKWHEVISRRVPAKTVELNKKAFELGYSQQ, from the coding sequence ATGATGAAAACTGTAAATATACTAATCTGCGGCGTGGGCGGACAGGGGGTGCTGCTGGCCGGGGACATCATCGCCGAGACCGCCATTGCCAGTGGGTTTGACGCTAAGAAGAGCGAGGTCCACGGCATGGCCCAGCGGGGCGGCAGCGTGGTCAGCCATGTCCGATTCGGCCAGAAGGTCAACTCCCCGCTGATCAGAGAAGGTGAGGCCGATGTCATTTTATCTTTCGAGGAGATGGAGACCGCTCGATACCTGCAGTTCCTGAAAACCGAGGGCTGCCTGATCATCAACCAGCAGCAGATAATACCCATGTCGGTAGCCACCGGACAGGCGGAATATCCGATCGACATTGTCGAAAAGATAAAACAGCAGGTAAAGAACGTGGTGCTGTGCCCCGGCATGGAACTGGCCGAAAAGGCCGGGAGCGCCAAGGCGGTCAATACGGTTCTTTTGGGGGCTCTGGCCAAAAAACTGGAGCTGGCTCCCGATAAATGGCACGAGGTCATCTCCCGGAGGGTCCCGGCGAAGACGGTGGAACTGAACAAAAAGGCTTTTGAGTTGGGCTATAGCCAGCAGTAA
- the iorA gene encoding indolepyruvate ferredoxin oxidoreductase subunit alpha → MKMFLSGNEAVARGAWEAGVNVVSAYPGTPSTEILENLGKYKEIYAELATNEKVGLEVAAGASFAGARALTCMKHVGLNVAADPLFSMAYIGAKGGFVVVSADDPGMHSSQNEQDNRYYAKMAKIPCLEPSDSQECLEMTKLAFDFSEKFDTPVLLRLTTRISHSKGVVEAGERKEHKPTGYVKNIAKNITIPAHARKMHVKVEERLKKLAEYGESFSYNRVEKGDKNLGIITSGISYQYAKDVFPSASYLKLALTFPLPAKKISDFINSVDEIYVIEENDTFMEEQIKALGYKVSGSCAYEKEITGKAKIPIVGELDPTVLARAFGLQKESPYKPLELPARPPVLCPGCPHRGVFYALNRLKLTVTGDIGCYTLGMMDPLNAMDTVICMGGSVTAAMGLEKALGPEMAKKTVAVIGDSTFFHSGITGLVDMVYNNSKGTVIILDNRITAMTGHQENPGTGKTLQGQDAPIVELEPLVRSCGVKHVQMIDPLNLKQTEAAIKEAINNPGVSVIIAKSPCILIEKKFKPALKVDEDKCIGCKICLKLGCPAISFDKAKKKSRIDPMFCIGCEVCASLCPKQAIGHK, encoded by the coding sequence ATGAAAATGTTCCTATCGGGAAACGAGGCGGTGGCCAGGGGCGCTTGGGAGGCAGGGGTCAATGTGGTGTCGGCCTATCCCGGCACGCCATCCACCGAGATCCTGGAAAACCTGGGAAAATACAAGGAGATATATGCCGAGCTGGCTACCAACGAAAAGGTGGGGCTAGAAGTGGCGGCTGGGGCCTCCTTTGCCGGAGCCCGGGCCCTGACCTGTATGAAACATGTGGGATTGAACGTGGCCGCCGATCCGCTGTTCTCCATGGCCTATATCGGTGCCAAGGGCGGGTTCGTGGTGGTAAGTGCCGATGACCCCGGCATGCATTCGTCGCAGAACGAGCAGGACAATCGCTATTACGCCAAGATGGCCAAGATCCCCTGCCTGGAACCGTCGGACAGCCAGGAATGTCTGGAGATGACCAAATTGGCTTTCGACTTTTCCGAGAAATTCGATACTCCGGTGTTGTTGCGGCTGACCACCCGCATCTCCCACTCCAAGGGAGTGGTGGAAGCGGGCGAAAGGAAGGAGCATAAACCCACCGGCTATGTCAAGAACATCGCCAAGAACATCACCATTCCGGCCCATGCCCGAAAGATGCATGTCAAGGTGGAGGAGCGCCTAAAGAAGCTGGCCGAATACGGCGAAAGCTTTTCCTATAACCGGGTGGAAAAAGGGGACAAGAATTTGGGGATCATCACCAGCGGCATTTCCTACCAGTATGCCAAGGATGTTTTCCCCAGTGCCTCATATTTAAAGCTGGCATTGACTTTTCCCCTGCCGGCAAAAAAAATCTCCGACTTCATCAACTCGGTCGACGAGATATATGTTATCGAAGAGAACGACACTTTCATGGAGGAACAGATTAAAGCCCTGGGGTATAAGGTCTCCGGCAGCTGCGCCTATGAAAAGGAGATCACCGGAAAGGCAAAAATACCCATCGTCGGCGAGCTGGATCCCACAGTGCTGGCCAGGGCCTTCGGCCTGCAGAAAGAATCTCCTTACAAACCGCTGGAACTGCCGGCCCGTCCTCCGGTGCTGTGCCCGGGATGCCCGCATCGCGGAGTCTTTTATGCGCTAAATAGGCTCAAATTGACGGTCACAGGGGACATCGGCTGCTACACCCTGGGCATGATGGATCCGCTGAATGCCATGGACACCGTGATCTGCATGGGCGGCAGCGTTACCGCAGCCATGGGGCTGGAAAAAGCCCTGGGGCCGGAGATGGCCAAAAAGACGGTGGCAGTGATCGGCGATTCCACCTTTTTCCATTCCGGCATCACCGGGCTGGTGGACATGGTCTATAACAATTCTAAAGGCACGGTGATCATTCTGGACAACCGGATCACCGCCATGACCGGACACCAGGAGAATCCCGGCACCGGCAAAACCCTGCAGGGACAGGATGCGCCGATAGTCGAACTGGAGCCGCTGGTCAGGTCTTGCGGAGTGAAGCATGTCCAAATGATAGATCCCCTGAACCTGAAGCAGACCGAAGCGGCCATCAAAGAAGCAATCAACAATCCCGGGGTCTCGGTGATCATTGCCAAATCGCCCTGCATTTTGATAGAGAAGAAATTCAAGCCGGCCTTAAAAGTAGACGAAGACAAATGCATCGGCTGCAAGATCTGCCTGAAACTGGGCTGCCCGGCGATATCATTTGACAAGGCCAAGAAAAAATCACGGATAGATCCCATGTTCTGCATAGGCTGCGAGGTTTGTGCTTCACTGTGCCCCAAGCAGGCCATTGGTCACAAATAA
- the rocD gene encoding ornithine--oxo-acid transaminase: MASSKELIRITEKYGAHNYHPLPVVISKAKGIWMWDVEGKKYLDMLSAYSAVNQGHRHPAVLKALKDQLERVTLTSRAFHNDKLGPFLQKLCKVSQMEVALPMNTGAEAVETAIKLARKWGYEVKRVPKNKAEIIVCAENFHGRTSTIVSFSTDPDAYSGFGPAMPGFKIIPYNDTKALERAITKNTVGFMVEPIQGEAGVKVPAKGYLTKVKQICKKHNVLFIADEVQTGFCRTGKWFCWQHDNAKPDIMVVGKALGGGVYPVSAILSSWNIMKVIKPGQHGSTFGGNPLACAVGSAALDVLAKEKLDVKSQQLGDYFRSQLGKIKTKKIKDIRGKGLLTGMELHISAGKARPYCLKMKEMGMLAKDTHEQTIRFAPPLVITKKEVDWAVKLIAKALDG, translated from the coding sequence ATGGCCAGCAGCAAAGAGCTGATCAGGATCACCGAGAAATACGGGGCCCATAATTATCATCCCCTGCCGGTGGTGATATCCAAAGCCAAGGGCATCTGGATGTGGGATGTGGAGGGCAAAAAATACCTGGACATGCTTTCGGCCTATTCGGCGGTCAACCAGGGGCACCGCCATCCGGCAGTGCTGAAAGCCCTGAAGGATCAGCTGGAAAGAGTAACCCTTACCAGCCGGGCTTTTCATAATGACAAGTTGGGACCCTTCCTGCAGAAGCTTTGCAAAGTATCGCAGATGGAGGTTGCCCTGCCGATGAATACCGGAGCCGAGGCGGTGGAGACGGCCATCAAGCTGGCCCGTAAGTGGGGCTATGAGGTCAAGCGGGTGCCCAAGAACAAGGCCGAGATCATCGTCTGCGCCGAGAATTTTCACGGACGCACCTCCACCATCGTGAGTTTCTCCACCGATCCCGACGCCTACAGCGGATTCGGACCGGCCATGCCGGGGTTCAAAATCATTCCCTACAATGATACCAAGGCGCTGGAGAGGGCCATAACCAAAAACACCGTGGGATTTATGGTGGAGCCTATTCAGGGAGAGGCCGGGGTCAAGGTTCCGGCCAAGGGGTATCTGACCAAGGTCAAACAGATATGTAAGAAGCATAATGTCCTGTTCATAGCCGACGAGGTACAGACCGGCTTCTGCCGCACCGGAAAGTGGTTCTGCTGGCAACACGACAATGCCAAGCCGGATATCATGGTCGTCGGCAAGGCCCTGGGTGGGGGAGTGTATCCGGTCTCCGCTATTCTTAGCTCATGGAACATCATGAAGGTCATCAAGCCCGGCCAGCACGGCAGCACCTTCGGGGGCAATCCTCTGGCCTGCGCCGTCGGCTCCGCGGCCCTGGATGTTCTGGCCAAAGAGAAATTAGATGTAAAATCACAGCAATTGGGCGATTATTTCCGTTCCCAGCTAGGCAAGATCAAAACTAAAAAGATCAAGGACATCAGGGGCAAGGGACTGCTGACCGGTATGGAATTGCATATCTCGGCCGGGAAAGCCCGGCCCTATTGTCTGAAAATGAAGGAGATGGGAATGCTGGCCAAGGATACCCACGAGCAGACCATCCGCTTTGCACCACCGCTGGTGATAACCAAAAAGGAAGTGGACTGGGCCGTTAAACTGATCGCCAAGGCCCTGGATGGCTGA
- a CDS encoding acetyl ornithine aminotransferase family protein, with protein MKVLKKPILRGAFPGPKARAIVERDHKSLSPSYTRSYPAVIEKAQGVWMTDVDGNVLLDFCAGIAVNATGHCHPQVVKAITEQANKFLHYSGTDFYYAPEVELAERLKAISPTGKDNRVFFCNSGAEAVEGALKLARYYTKRPQFIAFIGAFHGRTLGAVSCTGSKTTQKKGFFPTMPGVTHVPYPNCYHCVFNKTYPGCKLECIKYIEEVVLKTILPPEEVAAIVFEPIQGEGGYVVPPKEAVVALRKLADKHGMLLISDEIQAGMGRTGKWFGIDHFGVKPDIITMAKGLASGMPMGAIIASSKVMSWKPGAHGNTFSGNPVCCAAGIATYDLVKKDLMKNSTVVGNYIMAELKKMQKKHPAIGDIRGKGLMIGVELVKDRKTREKDHDLMEAVVQEAFKRGLLMLGCGTNTLRICPPLIITKEEAKVGLDILDQVLKKVAKKK; from the coding sequence ATGAAAGTATTGAAAAAACCGATCTTAAGGGGCGCCTTCCCCGGGCCCAAGGCCAGGGCCATCGTGGAACGCGACCATAAATCATTGTCTCCTTCGTACACCCGCTCCTATCCGGCGGTCATCGAAAAGGCCCAGGGGGTCTGGATGACCGATGTGGATGGCAACGTGCTGTTGGACTTCTGCGCCGGTATTGCGGTGAACGCCACCGGACACTGTCACCCCCAGGTGGTAAAGGCCATTACCGAACAGGCCAATAAATTCCTTCACTATTCAGGCACCGATTTCTACTATGCCCCGGAGGTTGAGTTGGCCGAGCGGCTAAAGGCCATCTCCCCCACCGGCAAGGACAACCGGGTTTTCTTCTGCAACTCCGGGGCCGAGGCGGTCGAAGGGGCTTTGAAATTGGCTAGATATTACACCAAACGTCCCCAGTTCATAGCTTTTATCGGGGCCTTCCACGGCCGAACCCTGGGGGCGGTATCCTGTACCGGCTCCAAAACCACCCAGAAAAAGGGGTTCTTTCCCACTATGCCGGGAGTGACCCATGTTCCGTATCCCAACTGTTATCATTGCGTCTTCAATAAAACCTATCCCGGTTGCAAACTGGAATGCATCAAATACATCGAAGAGGTGGTCCTGAAGACCATCCTGCCGCCGGAGGAGGTGGCGGCCATAGTGTTCGAGCCCATCCAGGGCGAGGGCGGATATGTGGTGCCCCCCAAGGAGGCGGTGGTGGCCCTGCGCAAGCTAGCCGACAAGCACGGCATGCTGCTAATCTCCGATGAGATCCAGGCCGGCATGGGCCGGACCGGCAAGTGGTTCGGCATAGATCATTTCGGGGTGAAACCCGACATCATAACCATGGCCAAGGGCCTGGCCTCGGGCATGCCGATGGGCGCCATCATAGCGTCATCCAAGGTCATGAGCTGGAAACCAGGCGCCCACGGCAATACCTTCAGCGGAAACCCGGTGTGCTGCGCGGCTGGTATCGCCACCTACGATTTGGTCAAGAAAGACCTGATGAAGAATTCGACCGTGGTAGGCAACTATATAATGGCCGAGCTGAAGAAGATGCAGAAGAAGCATCCGGCCATCGGCGACATCCGCGGCAAGGGGCTGATGATCGGGGTGGAGCTGGTCAAGGACCGCAAGACCCGCGAGAAGGACCACGACCTGATGGAAGCGGTCGTCCAGGAGGCATTCAAGCGCGGCCTGCTGATGCTGGGCTGCGGCACCAACACCCTCAGGATCTGCCCGCCGCTGATCATCACCAAGGAAGAGGCCAAGGTGGGCCTGGATATCCTGGATCAGGTGCTGAAAAAGGTCGCTAAGAAGAAATAA
- a CDS encoding GIY-YIG nuclease family protein: protein MPYYVYIIKSISKGIQYVGSTSDVHKSVADHNAGRSSFTKGHRPWMLMHQESFTTKAEALQRERYLKSGKGREILKKTIK from the coding sequence ATGCCATATTACGTATATATAATAAAAAGCATTAGCAAGGGCATTCAGTATGTTGGCTCTACTTCTGATGTGCACAAGAGTGTGGCCGACCATAACGCCGGACGAAGTAGTTTTACCAAGGGACATCGCCCCTGGATGTTAATGCACCAAGAATCATTTACAACTAAGGCCGAAGCCTTGCAAAGAGAAAGATATTTAAAATCAGGCAAAGGCCGGGAAATACTCAAGAAAACAATTAAATAG